A stretch of Eleutherodactylus coqui strain aEleCoq1 chromosome 2, aEleCoq1.hap1, whole genome shotgun sequence DNA encodes these proteins:
- the S1PR5 gene encoding sphingosine 1-phosphate receptor 5 codes for MDGVTHQYHLSRLYREYQNNSVITLHYNYTGKLSTSRYKGGLKAEAVVFLVVCVLIVLENLIVLLALWRNKKFHSPMFYLLGNLTLSDLLAGVAYMVNIVLSGANTLRLTPVMWFVREGGVFVTLTASIFSLLAIAIERHITMVRMKLHSGDKQGRMALLIGASWLVSILLGVLPILGWNCITNLPSCSTILPLYSKDYILFCITIFLASLISIVVLYIRIYRIVKLNSQRLGSLRKGALRKSQKYMALLKTVTIVVGTFIGCWLPLFILLLFDVSCEVNACPVLLKADYFLGLAMINSFLNPIIYTLTSRDIRRAILKLVCFFCFVSEDGETRGRFGFFPVIERSTSKSEKSSHKQEGLETTVSSGNGTSTPVKPLVATKKY; via the coding sequence ATGGATGGTGTAACACATCAATATCATCTAAGCCGGTTGTACAGGGAATACCAAAACAATAGTGTTATCACTCTTCATTACAACTACACAGGGAAGCTGAGTACTAGTCGATACAAGGGTGGACTAAAAGCTGAAGCTGTGGTCTTTTTGGTGGTATGCGTCCTCATAGTTCTGGAGAACCTCATTGTACTTTTGGCTTTATGGCGCAACAAGAAGTTTCATTCACCGATGTTCTATCTCCTAGGCAACTTGACTTTGTCTGACCTCCTCGCTGGAGTGGCATACATGGttaatattgtgttgtcaggggcAAACACACTACGCCTTACCCCTGTTATGTGGTTTGTGAGGGAAGGGGGTGTCTTTGTCACATTGACTGCCTCAATCTTCAGCCTTCTTGCAATTGCTATAGAACGTCACATTACCATGGTTCGGATGAAGCTCCACAGTGGAGACAAACAAGGACGAATGGCCTTGCTTATAGGGGCAAGTTGGCTTGTCTCTATCTTGTTGGGGGTTCTTCCAATACTAGGATGGAACTGTATCACAAATCTTCCTTCCTGCTCTACCATTCTACCCCTATATTCCAAGGATTACATATTGTTTTGCATCACTATCTTTCTGGCCAGTCTTATATCCATCGTGGTCCTCTATATACGTATATATAGAATTGTTAAGCTGAACAGTCAGAGGCTGGGCTCTCTACGTAAGGGAGCACTCAGAAAGTCCCAAAAATACATGGCCTTGTTGAAAACCGTTACTATAGTGGTGGGAACTTTCATTGGCTGTTGGCTTCCTCTTTTCATTCTTCTCCTCTTTGATGTGTCATGCGAGGTCAATGCATGCCCTGTCCTACTAAAAGCTGATTATTTTCTCGGTTTAGCCATGATAAATTCTTTTCTAAATCCGATCATCTACACCTTGACCAGCAGAGACATTAGAAGAGCCATTCTGAAGCTGGTGTGCTTCTTTTGCTTTGTCAGTGAGGATGGAGAGACCAGGGGGAGATTCGGATTCTTCCCGGTCATTGAACGAAGCACAAGCAAATCTGAAAAGTCATCCCACAAGCAGGAG